The following proteins come from a genomic window of Rutidosis leptorrhynchoides isolate AG116_Rl617_1_P2 chromosome 10, CSIRO_AGI_Rlap_v1, whole genome shotgun sequence:
- the LOC139871361 gene encoding uncharacterized protein, whose protein sequence is MSFLLYIKNLTANSILRPNLRLWGALTVPRFLVKGKIDSSRSHGYLRSCPSRSGAGRSIGLRSGNRLAKLVRIRAGSWNVGTLTCKRYELVETLCKRKVDILFVQETRWKGRGAAKVKDYKLWFSGSRVARNGVGIIIGPPYNENVVDVGRRSDRIMSVTLVIQEVTYTVISAYAPYAGLGAAEKRLFWESLDEAVRMCPLDHRLLIGGDLNGHIGTDIEGYLGAHGGFGYSVRNEEGFSILEFAVAHDMVVVNSFFKKTEAQLATFHSGGHSTQIDYLLLRKGDFRTCRDFVERIGAEVEIGRQNDADQMWNRLASTIREVAKEALGVAVGTSRGHKSDRESRWLNNEVQSKVEIKQLRFRELISCQEGTPTNRLRVVERYKEAKREAKKAVARAKENAYEDLYMKLDSKEGANDIYRIAKARERRSGDLDNIKFIKNEDGQTLVKEDKIRKR, encoded by the exons ACCAAATCTCAGACTTTGGGGTGCGTTGACAGTGCCACGCTTCCTTGTGAAG GGTAAGATAGACTCTAGTCGCTCTCATGGTTACTTGAGGTCATGTCCTTCTCGTTCAGGGGCGGGTAGGTCTATAGGGCTTAGAAGTGGAAATAGGTTAGCGAAACTGGTTAGGATTAGAGCAGGTAGTTGGAATGTGGGGACTTTGACCTGCAAACGGTATGAACTAGTGGAGACTTTATGCAAACGTAAAGTGGACATTTTGTTTGTccaagagactagatggaagggtcGAGGGGCGGCTAAGGTCAAGGACTACAAGTTGTGGTTCTCGGGATCGAGAGTAGCTAGAAACGGTGTTGGTATCATTATAGGCCCACCCTATAACGAGAATGTCGTGGATGTGGGTAGACGGAGCGATAGAATTATGTCGGTTACGTTAGTTATCCAGGAGGTGACCTACACGGTCATAAGTGCTTATGCACCTTATGCGGGCCTTGGAGCAGCTGAAAAGAGACTCTTTTGGGAATCGTTAGATGAGGCTGTGAGGATGTGCCCCCTGGACCATCGATTACTTATTGGTGGAGATCTAAATGGTCATATAGGAACGGATATCGAGGGTTACCTGGGTGCCCACGGAGGCTTTGGGTACAGTGTAAGAAATGAAGAAGGGTTCTCTATTCTCGAATTTGCTGTTGCTCACGATATGGTTGTTGTGAATTCATTTTTCAAAAAGACGGAAGCTCAGTTAGCGACTTTCCACAGCGGGGGTCATAGCACCCAGATTGACTATTTGTTACTTCGCAAAGGGGATTTTAGGACATGTAGGGACT TTGTAGAAAGAATTGGAGCAGAAGTAGAAATAGGACGTCAGAATGATGCTGATCAGATGTGGAATCGTCTAGCGTCCACCATTAGAGAAGTAGCCAAGGAAGCCTTAGGTGTGGCAGTAGGAACCTCGAGAGGACATAAATCGGATAGAGAATCACGGTGGCTTAACAACGAGGTTCAAAGCAAAGTCGAGATCAAACAActaaggtttagggagctcatcTCTTGTCAAGAGGGGACTCCGACAAATAGACTTAGGGTTGTAGAGAGATATAAAGAAGCaaaaagagaagctaagaaggctgtAGCTCGTGCAAAAGAAAATGCATACGAAGATTTGTACATGAAACTAGACTCCAAAGAGGGAGCAAATGATATATACAGaatagccaaagctagggagcgaaggAGCGGAGATCtagataacatcaagtttatcaaaaATGAAGATGGTCAAACCCTAGTAAAGGAAGACAAAATTAGGAAAAGATGA